From the genome of Candidatus Lokiarchaeota archaeon, one region includes:
- a CDS encoding mucoidy inhibitor MuiA family protein, protein MNGSNTHENTRQIILTDLKSTVTEVSVLLGGAIVTRTGSTKLETGSREVWVRGITINASSDSFRVTGDGAATITNFDVIKQTRVVAPEADLSELRDELREHEEKLNEIDDKLRIHENRLTAIKAVVGDFSETFGRTFAGGEIELQKLTEMDTESLEIIRSVKKKLRELSDKRKNLVSEIQVLKHEIADKSGQKLTKNTYDVRVSLDVKKTSDITMNVIYQCSSASWEPNYDINLTHTEAEVRRIAVVRNQTGEDWNDVSLVVSSAQAGPVEAIEGSPLILREYVPRPPKRKMAARGGGVGAIPSAAPKKEAMAPRPPEPEMEIEEAQVEEIEGGISRYEAPSPVTIESGEKKPVDLISEKLDSEVKHYWYPDGMMDVIAENEVTNGDTVLMAGPAKIYADGEYIGETNIPFTSPRETRTLGTRIAHYVKSEKKMVDKTIEKAGLTRGKLRRKYSYRLSIENLFREEIEIEVVDRIPHSDDPDLEIEADLKRFNPDKHELGILTWNLGLTPQKEHTIEYEYEVEWERGKAISPPLP, encoded by the coding sequence ATAAATGGGAGCAATACCCATGAAAATACTAGGCAGATAATTTTGACCGATTTGAAATCAACGGTTACAGAGGTCAGCGTCCTGTTGGGCGGTGCCATAGTAACCAGAACCGGCAGCACAAAGCTTGAAACTGGTTCTCGCGAGGTCTGGGTGCGCGGAATCACTATCAATGCTTCGAGTGATAGTTTTCGAGTGACTGGAGACGGAGCAGCAACGATTACGAATTTCGATGTTATCAAACAAACTAGGGTTGTAGCTCCAGAAGCGGACCTTTCTGAACTTAGAGATGAGCTTCGCGAACACGAAGAGAAGCTGAATGAAATCGATGACAAGTTGAGGATTCATGAGAATCGTCTGACCGCTATCAAGGCCGTTGTTGGCGATTTTTCGGAGACATTCGGCCGAACCTTTGCTGGCGGTGAAATTGAACTTCAGAAGCTAACCGAGATGGATACTGAGTCTTTGGAAATAATCAGATCAGTCAAGAAGAAACTCAGAGAATTATCGGACAAGCGAAAGAACCTTGTAAGTGAAATTCAGGTCCTGAAGCATGAAATCGCTGACAAGTCTGGACAGAAACTGACCAAGAACACGTATGATGTTCGGGTAAGTCTTGATGTGAAAAAGACATCAGACATTACTATGAATGTTATCTACCAATGTTCTTCAGCATCTTGGGAGCCAAACTACGACATCAATCTTACGCATACTGAAGCTGAAGTCAGGCGAATCGCAGTAGTACGCAATCAAACTGGTGAAGATTGGAACGATGTTTCACTGGTTGTTTCCAGCGCTCAAGCCGGACCGGTAGAGGCTATCGAAGGATCACCCTTGATACTGAGGGAGTATGTCCCGCGGCCACCGAAGCGGAAAATGGCTGCACGCGGCGGTGGTGTAGGTGCAATACCCTCAGCAGCTCCGAAGAAGGAGGCGATGGCTCCTAGACCACCTGAACCCGAAATGGAAATCGAAGAAGCACAAGTCGAGGAGATTGAGGGTGGTATTTCGAGATATGAAGCTCCATCTCCAGTTACCATTGAATCCGGTGAGAAGAAGCCTGTAGACCTCATCAGCGAGAAGTTGGATTCAGAAGTGAAACATTACTGGTATCCTGATGGTATGATGGATGTCATTGCTGAGAATGAAGTTACCAATGGTGATACTGTATTGATGGCTGGCCCAGCAAAAATCTATGCCGATGGCGAATACATAGGTGAAACAAATATCCCCTTCACTTCTCCCCGTGAAACGCGAACTCTTGGCACTAGAATTGCTCACTATGTAAAATCTGAGAAAAAAATGGTTGACAAGACAATCGAGAAAGCTGGTTTGACTCGAGGGAAGCTTAGAAGGAAGTACTCGTATCGGCTATCCATAGAGAATCTGTTCAGAGAAGAAATAGAAATTGAGGTTGTAGATCGGATTCCGCACAGCGATGATCCTGATTTAGAGATTGAGGCTGACTTGAAAAGATTCAATCCAGACAAACATGAGCTGGGAATACTAACCTGGAATCTTGGATTAACGCCTCAGAAAGAACATACGATTGAATATGAATACGAGGTAGAATGGGAACGCGGGAAGGCCATCTCTCCCCCATTGCCATAA
- a CDS encoding acetoin utilization protein AcuC, with amino-acid sequence MSRNLAYPYSDELLNYEFSKTHPLKPERLKLTHLLSRMKGLLDSVDIIRPGVASRTALELFHTSDFIEAVKKCSVGSCRNVRYGLGIADNPVFPKIYEAASRYVGATLEGMKQIIEGYEKAFCISGGLHHAQRSEAAGFCIFNDVVIAINYLLKKRDCKVLYFDFDAHHGDGVQNAFYRQDNVLTISIHQTGKTLFPGTGYVYEIGAGDGLGYSVNIPLLPGAGSSELIKVFNEVVVPLFKSYEPDLLVSQLGVDGHYMDPLAHLTYTTYGYETVLNKFKALQEECCDMGWLAVGGGGYHPINVARLWTLFLSIIAGQEISSDIPRSFKNKCSEMGFDRCPTSMRDETKVIQMYNSREDIELDLERALRRVREMVFPHHGLD; translated from the coding sequence ATGTCACGAAATCTAGCCTACCCCTACTCAGATGAACTCCTAAATTACGAGTTTAGTAAGACCCATCCATTGAAGCCTGAGAGACTCAAACTTACGCATCTTCTTTCAAGAATGAAGGGATTACTGGATAGCGTTGATATTATCAGGCCGGGTGTGGCCTCAAGAACTGCTTTGGAGCTATTTCACACCAGTGATTTCATTGAAGCTGTGAAGAAATGCAGTGTTGGTTCTTGCAGGAATGTTAGGTATGGGCTTGGTATTGCTGACAATCCTGTTTTCCCAAAAATATACGAAGCAGCTTCCCGGTACGTAGGGGCAACCCTGGAAGGGATGAAACAGATAATCGAAGGATATGAAAAGGCATTCTGTATCTCTGGAGGGCTTCATCATGCACAGAGAAGCGAAGCCGCTGGATTCTGCATTTTCAATGACGTCGTCATCGCCATCAACTATCTACTGAAAAAAAGAGATTGTAAAGTGCTATACTTCGATTTTGATGCCCACCATGGTGACGGTGTACAAAATGCATTCTATCGGCAAGATAATGTCCTCACTATCTCTATCCATCAAACGGGGAAGACGCTCTTTCCAGGAACAGGTTATGTCTACGAGATTGGAGCCGGTGATGGTCTCGGGTATTCTGTCAATATTCCGCTCCTACCAGGAGCAGGATCATCCGAACTCATCAAGGTATTCAATGAAGTTGTTGTTCCTCTATTCAAATCATATGAACCTGATCTCCTAGTCAGCCAACTGGGTGTAGACGGGCACTACATGGACCCATTGGCTCATCTGACATATACCACCTACGGCTATGAAACAGTTTTGAACAAATTCAAGGCTTTACAAGAGGAATGCTGTGATATGGGATGGTTAGCAGTTGGCGGGGGTGGTTATCACCCAATCAACGTAGCGCGGCTCTGGACACTCTTCTTATCAATCATAGCCGGTCAAGAGATTTCATCAGACATTCCCCGCTCCTTCAAGAATAAATGCTCGGAAATGGGATTTGACCGTTGCCCAACATCGATGCGAGATGAAACGAAGGTGATACAGATGTACAATTCCAGAGAAGACATTGAACTGGATTTGGAGAGAGCTTTAAGACGGGTGAGAGAGATGGTCTTTCCACATCACGGCTTGGACTAA
- a CDS encoding CoA-binding protein: MSNLETMLNPKSTAVLGVSTTNPFSPGNVIFRKLAFENGLPTYPVNPKGGKVEGRDVYKNIADTPEVDLAVISIPAKYVPSALQECGEKGIKAVIVVSGGFSETGETGETLQHEIVKIAQEYDITMVGPNCIGVFVPNKLDTFFLPSERVARPREGSVAIVSQSGGWLIERLEEFAHRDVGIAAAVSIGNAAQTNVTELVAHFGTKPRVSTILAYLEGFSPNGGREFVRKCKEVSPEKPVIVLKGGDSDAGQRATQSHTSSLAGNNRIAISAFKQYGVIDAVDEDEVMAYSKAFSFEPSYMKGPRVGVLSVSGGHGVIASDEAEHYGLEFPRFNEEHQDAMREVMTDAYRDISSFNNPCDLTGSASDIDYERVLDVMLGIDYIDAALLLLLPYAPGISLQIGARVANVAKKHEKTVVAYVPNLEKYEVIIRGFELNGIPCGDTIEESVQMLDGIRQHSKFLQRIGKL, encoded by the coding sequence ATGTCTAATCTGGAAACTATGCTCAACCCAAAATCCACGGCGGTACTTGGTGTATCAACGACCAATCCTTTCTCGCCTGGAAACGTAATCTTCAGAAAACTGGCCTTCGAGAATGGACTCCCCACCTATCCAGTTAATCCTAAAGGAGGAAAGGTGGAAGGAAGAGACGTATACAAGAACATAGCAGACACACCTGAAGTCGACTTGGCAGTTATATCCATTCCAGCCAAATACGTTCCTTCAGCACTTCAAGAATGTGGAGAGAAGGGAATAAAAGCGGTAATCGTGGTTTCTGGAGGATTCAGTGAAACGGGTGAAACCGGAGAGACCCTGCAACACGAAATCGTGAAGATCGCACAAGAATATGATATTACAATGGTTGGGCCAAACTGTATCGGCGTCTTCGTTCCAAACAAGCTTGATACATTCTTCCTGCCCTCTGAACGTGTAGCCCGTCCTCGTGAAGGATCTGTCGCAATTGTATCTCAGTCCGGAGGGTGGCTGATAGAAAGACTGGAAGAATTCGCCCACCGAGATGTTGGTATAGCTGCTGCTGTTTCCATTGGAAATGCAGCTCAAACGAACGTGACGGAGTTGGTAGCCCATTTTGGCACAAAACCAAGAGTCAGCACGATTCTTGCATATCTCGAAGGGTTCAGTCCAAACGGCGGGAGGGAATTTGTCAGGAAATGCAAAGAAGTCTCTCCTGAGAAGCCAGTCATCGTACTCAAAGGCGGGGATTCCGATGCAGGCCAAAGAGCAACTCAAAGCCACACTTCTTCTCTTGCAGGTAATAACAGGATAGCAATTTCAGCGTTCAAGCAATATGGTGTAATCGACGCAGTAGATGAAGATGAAGTCATGGCCTATTCGAAGGCGTTCTCGTTTGAACCAAGCTATATGAAAGGGCCTCGGGTTGGTGTTCTTAGTGTAAGTGGAGGCCACGGTGTCATAGCGTCGGATGAAGCTGAGCATTACGGGCTCGAGTTTCCAAGATTCAATGAAGAGCATCAAGACGCAATGAGAGAGGTTATGACTGATGCGTACCGAGATATCTCCTCGTTCAACAACCCTTGCGACCTCACTGGCAGTGCTTCAGACATCGATTATGAACGCGTATTGGACGTTATGCTAGGAATTGATTATATCGATGCAGCCCTCTTGCTTCTATTGCCATACGCTCCAGGAATTTCACTTCAAATCGGCGCTAGGGTAGCCAATGTAGCGAAGAAGCATGAAAAAACCGTTGTCGCATATGTTCCAAACCTAGAGAAGTATGAGGTCATAATCAGAGGCTTCGAGCTCAACGGCATTCCTTGCGGGGACACAATTGAAGAGTCGGTTCAAATGCTAGACGGCATCAGGCAGCATTCCAAATTCCTACAACGCATTGGCAAGCTATGA
- a CDS encoding mucoidy inhibitor MuiA family protein has protein sequence MNMTTTIDAPVSSVTVFVDGARVTRKGTKSLGPGEHEILVTGITKFAEDDSFRVKGTGKASLRGINSSTRKEIYEPEGDTEKLRNKLKKLEAERDEINDEVELQQARIDRLQTVLTSFSEEFGKRYAFGDSEIAALSTLDQETTAMKQEAYKKLRDLQMELEKVEAQISEVRNSLQRIEGERRIEVTKDVSIQLDVKEECTVQLEVTYQIREARWIPQYDIDVVGNRTTMKRLALIWNHSLENWTDVELVVSTASAKPVSKIEPEPLYIRSRRGDTVPTRDETEEVIAEIERAYESVDDMRSAPARVAETTAGGMVFQVPGRVTIPADMDQHPITLLEEVFESKEIYYWNAYAMDSFVIQNRITNGDSLIIPGKVKVYADGDFLSETAISTVAPREEFHLGTREAYDIKGEKKMLEKETEKAGLTRGKKRREYKYQLEIESFTKEPVTVRLIDRIPHSDSERINVQLENLTRDYKSMELGVVEWEFEMPAEEEMRIEYSYSVEWEKEIEIRPPLP, from the coding sequence ATGAATATGACTACGACAATTGATGCACCAGTTAGCAGCGTTACTGTATTTGTAGATGGTGCTCGAGTAACGCGAAAGGGAACGAAATCACTCGGTCCCGGAGAGCATGAGATTCTGGTAACCGGAATAACAAAATTCGCTGAAGATGATAGCTTCCGCGTGAAAGGTACTGGAAAAGCAAGCCTTCGTGGAATTAACTCGAGTACTCGAAAAGAAATTTATGAGCCAGAGGGCGACACCGAGAAGCTGAGAAATAAGCTGAAGAAGCTGGAAGCTGAGCGAGACGAAATCAATGATGAAGTAGAACTTCAACAGGCTAGGATTGATCGTCTTCAGACTGTACTCACCAGCTTTTCCGAGGAGTTTGGAAAACGCTACGCCTTTGGTGATAGTGAAATAGCTGCATTATCCACTTTAGACCAGGAAACTACTGCTATGAAGCAGGAAGCCTACAAAAAGCTTCGAGATTTACAAATGGAACTGGAGAAGGTCGAAGCACAAATTTCTGAGGTTAGAAACTCATTGCAACGAATCGAGGGCGAGCGAAGAATAGAAGTCACTAAGGATGTATCAATTCAACTCGATGTAAAAGAGGAATGTACAGTTCAGTTAGAGGTGACATATCAGATTCGGGAGGCTCGATGGATTCCCCAGTATGACATAGATGTCGTGGGTAATAGAACCACCATGAAGCGGCTTGCATTGATATGGAATCATAGCCTTGAGAACTGGACTGATGTGGAACTGGTGGTGTCAACAGCATCAGCTAAACCAGTGAGCAAGATTGAACCCGAACCACTTTACATCAGATCAAGACGAGGAGATACCGTACCAACTCGTGATGAAACTGAGGAAGTCATTGCTGAAATCGAGAGAGCCTATGAAAGTGTTGATGATATGAGGTCTGCTCCTGCGAGAGTTGCTGAAACCACAGCTGGAGGTATGGTATTTCAGGTTCCTGGAAGGGTAACTATTCCTGCCGATATGGATCAACACCCCATCACTCTGCTTGAAGAGGTGTTTGAAAGTAAAGAAATCTACTACTGGAATGCCTATGCAATGGACTCTTTCGTGATTCAGAATCGCATAACCAATGGCGATTCGCTGATTATTCCCGGAAAAGTCAAGGTCTATGCGGATGGAGATTTCCTTAGTGAAACGGCAATATCAACAGTCGCTCCACGAGAAGAGTTCCACTTGGGAACTAGAGAAGCCTATGATATCAAAGGCGAGAAGAAAATGCTTGAGAAGGAAACCGAAAAAGCGGGTCTAACAAGGGGCAAGAAGCGACGGGAGTACAAGTACCAACTAGAGATTGAGAGTTTCACCAAGGAACCTGTCACTGTTCGCTTAATTGATCGAATCCCGCATAGTGACTCGGAGAGAATCAATGTACAACTCGAGAATCTCACCCGGGACTACAAAAGCATGGAGCTTGGTGTTGTTGAATGGGAATTTGAGATGCCAGCTGAAGAAGAAATGAGAATCGAGTATTCTTATTCGGTGGAATGGGAGAAGGAAATTGAGATTAGACCACCTCTTCCATAA
- a CDS encoding type 2 isopentenyl-diphosphate Delta-isomerase, with the protein MAKDQSTHKDDTKLGSPEARATRKRKLEHIEICLEKDVQYTHSTLLEDVSFIHNAVPEINKADIDLTVDFIGVEAAAPIVIAAMTGGHPDTYDINKRLAEAAEAVGLPIGVGSQRAALEDPSLVDTFRVVRDSAPSVPVIANIGATHVREAPDAVEMIDADFLAIHLNTLQEAIQPEGDCDSRGVLSSIRKIVDAVDVPVIAKETGAGVSANAARSLQEAGVAAIDVGGAGGTSWSAVEYYRALREEDPTKAHLGQEFWDWGIPTALSLIMAQEATEIPIMATGGIRSGLEVAKCISLGAIAAGLAHPLLEAAVNGTSDDIIGLLNQMIESIHVSMYLLGTKTIDELRECRLIVGGTLLERLEALELDYRSYSRIY; encoded by the coding sequence ATGGCGAAAGACCAATCCACACACAAAGACGATACGAAGTTGGGTTCACCTGAAGCTAGAGCAACACGGAAGAGAAAATTGGAACACATTGAAATCTGTCTGGAGAAGGATGTTCAATATACTCATTCAACACTCCTGGAAGATGTATCCTTCATTCATAATGCGGTTCCAGAAATCAACAAGGCAGATATCGATCTGACAGTTGATTTCATTGGTGTTGAAGCTGCAGCTCCGATTGTGATAGCGGCCATGACTGGCGGCCACCCGGACACTTATGATATCAATAAACGGCTTGCCGAAGCCGCTGAAGCAGTAGGCTTACCAATCGGTGTTGGAAGTCAACGTGCCGCCCTGGAAGATCCATCACTCGTAGATACTTTCAGAGTTGTCAGGGATAGTGCCCCCTCTGTTCCCGTTATTGCAAATATCGGAGCTACACATGTTCGTGAGGCCCCTGATGCAGTTGAGATGATTGATGCGGATTTTCTGGCCATTCATCTCAACACACTCCAAGAAGCTATCCAGCCAGAGGGCGATTGTGATTCACGTGGTGTTCTTTCGAGCATACGCAAGATAGTCGATGCTGTTGATGTTCCAGTTATTGCAAAAGAAACAGGTGCGGGTGTCTCTGCTAATGCTGCCCGGTCTCTTCAGGAAGCTGGAGTAGCAGCTATTGATGTAGGTGGTGCTGGAGGTACGAGTTGGTCTGCTGTGGAATACTACAGGGCCTTGCGTGAGGAAGACCCCACAAAGGCACATCTTGGACAGGAATTTTGGGACTGGGGAATTCCAACCGCTTTGAGCCTTATCATGGCTCAAGAGGCGACAGAGATTCCGATTATGGCAACGGGAGGAATCAGAAGCGGCTTGGAAGTGGCGAAGTGCATCTCTTTAGGAGCTATCGCAGCGGGATTGGCTCATCCATTGCTCGAAGCTGCTGTGAATGGGACTTCAGACGATATCATTGGACTTCTAAATCAGATGATTGAATCCATACATGTCAGCATGTACCTGCTTGGCACGAAGACCATAGACGAGCTTAGAGAGTGCAGGCTCATTGTTGGTGGTACCCTGCTAGAACGGTTAGAGGCTCTTGAACTCGACTATCGCAGCTATTCACGCATCTACTGA